A genomic region of Papaver somniferum cultivar HN1 chromosome 7, ASM357369v1, whole genome shotgun sequence contains the following coding sequences:
- the LOC113297333 gene encoding uncharacterized protein LOC113297333 isoform X2: protein MKHNLESDLHYLSKPGTCLFSSTSSFGASILLKNALYTSHPQAIQFDWLSAGHAKILENVIGAYSQTSIGSQTGFFYAALRTINSINHSTNSFNRP, encoded by the exons ATGAAACATAACCTAGAATCAGATCTTCATTATCTAAGCAAACCCGGAACATGCCTTTTTTCAAGTACATCCAGTTTCGGAGcatcaattttattgaaaaatgcGTTATATACAAGCCATCCACAAGCCATCCAATTTGATTGGCTCAGTGCAG GCCATGCAAAAATACTCGAAAATGTCATCGGAGCTTACAGCcaaacctcaatag GTAGCCAAACCGGATTTTTCTATGCTGCTTTGCGAACAATTAATTCGATTAACCATTCAACTAATTCGTTCAACAGGCCGTAA
- the LOC113297333 gene encoding uncharacterized protein LOC113297333 isoform X1 has product MKHNLESDLHYLSKPGTCLFSSTSSFGASILLKNALYTSHPQAIQFDWLSAGHAKILENVIGAYSQTSIGIRFEKGSQTGFFYAALRTINSINHSTNSFNRP; this is encoded by the exons ATGAAACATAACCTAGAATCAGATCTTCATTATCTAAGCAAACCCGGAACATGCCTTTTTTCAAGTACATCCAGTTTCGGAGcatcaattttattgaaaaatgcGTTATATACAAGCCATCCACAAGCCATCCAATTTGATTGGCTCAGTGCAG GCCATGCAAAAATACTCGAAAATGTCATCGGAGCTTACAGCcaaacctcaataggtatcagaTTCGAAAAAG GTAGCCAAACCGGATTTTTCTATGCTGCTTTGCGAACAATTAATTCGATTAACCATTCAACTAATTCGTTCAACAGGCCGTAA
- the LOC113297336 gene encoding SH2 domain-containing protein B-like isoform X1 yields MAAATTTATVVEASPEEDYTSLNDLKIEIDKEKDTFSLCIWIYLLSSTSSPAIIIRQIHSGVEGDAPFLVLNKDKKLALLPLLFLHKEATQSGESFLWSEVPSVSIEFEFPLEKWVHVGCEVSTNAVRLHVDGVWVGENSLTSFSKDDDSGVDKLKRLTLAGSNGDNQEVQGYVHYPQILPPTSSINSHFVENPPVVLSIDYSSTYEIEEGEDGVWSIIGGKASCRRNFSLDVVLLDAFSHPVNKEMEVVASLQYADNGLPVEKPNDAEAPLLTSYDGIEFASSARPSKLIHGRATFKLKISQLSSKCDNRLFRLHFGSARSGKYPFLEAFSHPVRCISRSRNNRMTSVASAKATAGPQPMVLDDESPETQHNNGDSHPSTLGLIVSPNPKRVKVGGEMQSVRNQAGPNADHSQSNKQGDNAFEATEEGKPENLDESDNTLSDTESVQARKLNSVLTSSYNTISDFTIFKYCLGGINDRLLLLKEIVSSATDQEIMNFAQQITIYTGCSHHRYPISIAKALVQEGNDTWFSISKGSRQVLWKEAIFEIEQKFMKISRGTTRSLTAQDLELLRRIAGCGDNMTQENFDKMWHWLYPVAFTLSRDWINATWGCISPKWIEGLITKEEAEASLRGPRGWQEPGTFILRFPTSRSWPHPDAGSLIVTYVGADYTLHHRLLALENRELDQKPLQVLLLAEPQLTSLGRVARDITMFA; encoded by the exons ATGGCTGCTGCTACTACTACTGCAACTGTTGTTGAAGCTTCTCCAGAAGAAGATTATACTTCACTTAATGATCTTAAAATAGAAATAGATAAAGAAAAGGATACATTTTCTCTTTGCATTTGGATTTATCTCCTAAGTTCTACTTCTTCTCCTGCTATAATTATTCGCCAG ATTCATTCTGGTGTCGAGGGCGATGCTCCTTTCCTTgtgttgaacaaggataagaaaTTAGCACTGTTGCCATTGTTGTTCCTACACAAAGAGGCTACCCAATCAGGAGAATCCTTTCTGTGGTCTGAAGTTCCATCCGTCTCGATCGAGTTTGAGTTTCCATTGGAAAAATGGGTCCACGTTGGATGTGAG GTATCAACTAATGCGGTGCGTCTTCATGTTGATGGAGTATGGGTTGGAGAAAACTCATTAACTTCCTTCTCTAAGGATGATGATTCTGGAGTGGATAAGTTGAAGAGACTAACTTTGGCTGGTTCTAATGGAGATAATCAGGAAGTGCAGGGTTATGTTCATTATCCTCAGATATTGCCTCCAACATCCTCTATTAATAGTCACTTTGTTGAG AATCCTCCTGTAGTATTATCTATCGATTATTCAAGCACATATGAGATTGAAGAAGGCGAAGATGGTGTTTGGAGCATTATTGGTGGCAAG GCCTCCTGTCGCAGAAATTTTTCCTTGGACGTCGTTCTGTTAGATGCCTTCAGTCATCCCGTGAACAAGGAAATGGAG gTTGTGGCTTCTCTTCAATACGCTGACAATGGATTGCCTGTTGAGAAACCAAATGATGCAGAGGCTCCCCTTTTAACAAGCTATGACGGAATTGAATTTGCTTCTTCTGCAAGACCAAGCAAACTAATACATGGCCGGGCTACCTTTAAGCTCAAAATATCTCAG CTATCATCAAAATGTGACAATAGGCTGTTCCGTCTTCATTTTGGCTCGGCAAGATCTGGGAAATATCCTTTCCTTGAGGCATTTTCTCATCCAGTTCGATGTATCTCAAGAAGCCGTAATAACCGTATGACCTCTGTAGCATCGGCAAAGGCAACCGCTGGACCTCAACCAATGGTATTGGATGATGAATCCCCAGAAACTCAACACAATAATGGAGATAGTCATCCAAGTACCCTAGGTTTGATAGTCAGTCCAAATCCAAAGCGTGTCAAAGTTGGAGGTGAAATGCAATCTGTCAGGAACCAGGCTGGCCCTAATGCAGACCATTCTCAAAGCAATAAGCAG GGTGACAATGCTTTTGAGGCAACTGAAGAGGGGAAACCTGAAAATCTCGACGAAAGTGATAACACTTTGTCTGACACTGAAAGTGTGCAAGCAAGAAAACTGAATTCCGTGTTGACAAGTAGTTATAATACAATCTCAGATTTTACCATTTTTAAATACTGCCTTGGAGGAATTAATGACCGCTTACTACTGCTGAAGGAAATTGTATCCTCTGCTACTGATCAAGAAATTATGAACTTCGCTCAACAGATTACTATTTACACTGGGTGTTCCCACCACCG GTACCCAATATCAATTGCGAAGGCATTGGTGCAGGAAGGAAATGACACCTGGTTCTCGATTTCGAAGGGCAGCCGTCAAGTCCTGTGGAAAGAGGCAATCTTTGAGATTGAACAGAAATTCATGAAGATCTCTCGTGGCACTACTAGGTCTTTGACAGCACAG GACCTTGAGCTTCTAAGAAGAATTGCTGGATGCGGAGACAATATGACTCAAGAAAACTTTGACAAGATGTGGCATTGGTTATATCCTGTGGCTTTTACTTTATCGAGAGATTGGATAAATGCAACATGGGGGTGTATCTCGCCGAAATGGATAGAAGGATTGATCACAAAGGAAGAAGCAGAGGCTTCACTGAGAGGTCCTAGGGGATGGCAAGAACCTGGCACATTTATTCTGAGATTTCCTACTTCAAGAAGCTGGCCTCACCCTGATGCTGGTAGTTTAATTGTTACTTATGTTGGTGCTGATTACACTCTCCACCATAGATTACTTGCTCTTGAAAATAG GGAATTAGATCAGAAACCACTGCAAGTTCTGTTATTGGCAGAACCCCAGCTTACATCATTGGGAAG GGTGGCAAGAGATATCACTATGTTTGCTTGA
- the LOC113297336 gene encoding SH2 domain-containing protein B-like isoform X2, with translation MAAATTTATVVEASPEEDYTSLNDLKIEIDKEKDTFSLCIWIYLLSSTSSPAIIIRQIHSGVEGDAPFLVLNKDKKLALLPLLFLHKEATQSGESFLWSEVPSVSIEFEFPLEKWVHVGCEVSTNAVRLHVDGVWVGENSLTSFSKDDDSGVDKLKRLTLAGSNGDNQEVQGYVHYPQILPPTSSINSHFVENPPVVLSIDYSSTYEIEEGEDGVWSIIGGKASCRRNFSLDVVLLDAFSHPVNKEMEVVASLQYADNGLPVEKPNDAEAPLLTSYDGIEFASSARPSKLIHGRATFKLKISQLSSKCDNRLFRLHFGSARSGKYPFLEAFSHPVRCISRSRNNRMTSVASAKATAGPQPMVLDDESPETQHNNGDSHPSTLGLIVSPNPKRVKVGGEMQSVRNQAGPNADHSQSNKQGDNAFEATEEGKPENLDESDNTLSDTESVQARKLNSVLTSSYNTISDFTIFKYCLGGINDRLLLLKEIVSSATDQEIMNFAQQITIYTGCSHHRYPISIAKALVQEGNDTWFSISKGSRQVLWKEAIFEIEQKFMKISRGTTRSLTAQNQNGLS, from the exons ATGGCTGCTGCTACTACTACTGCAACTGTTGTTGAAGCTTCTCCAGAAGAAGATTATACTTCACTTAATGATCTTAAAATAGAAATAGATAAAGAAAAGGATACATTTTCTCTTTGCATTTGGATTTATCTCCTAAGTTCTACTTCTTCTCCTGCTATAATTATTCGCCAG ATTCATTCTGGTGTCGAGGGCGATGCTCCTTTCCTTgtgttgaacaaggataagaaaTTAGCACTGTTGCCATTGTTGTTCCTACACAAAGAGGCTACCCAATCAGGAGAATCCTTTCTGTGGTCTGAAGTTCCATCCGTCTCGATCGAGTTTGAGTTTCCATTGGAAAAATGGGTCCACGTTGGATGTGAG GTATCAACTAATGCGGTGCGTCTTCATGTTGATGGAGTATGGGTTGGAGAAAACTCATTAACTTCCTTCTCTAAGGATGATGATTCTGGAGTGGATAAGTTGAAGAGACTAACTTTGGCTGGTTCTAATGGAGATAATCAGGAAGTGCAGGGTTATGTTCATTATCCTCAGATATTGCCTCCAACATCCTCTATTAATAGTCACTTTGTTGAG AATCCTCCTGTAGTATTATCTATCGATTATTCAAGCACATATGAGATTGAAGAAGGCGAAGATGGTGTTTGGAGCATTATTGGTGGCAAG GCCTCCTGTCGCAGAAATTTTTCCTTGGACGTCGTTCTGTTAGATGCCTTCAGTCATCCCGTGAACAAGGAAATGGAG gTTGTGGCTTCTCTTCAATACGCTGACAATGGATTGCCTGTTGAGAAACCAAATGATGCAGAGGCTCCCCTTTTAACAAGCTATGACGGAATTGAATTTGCTTCTTCTGCAAGACCAAGCAAACTAATACATGGCCGGGCTACCTTTAAGCTCAAAATATCTCAG CTATCATCAAAATGTGACAATAGGCTGTTCCGTCTTCATTTTGGCTCGGCAAGATCTGGGAAATATCCTTTCCTTGAGGCATTTTCTCATCCAGTTCGATGTATCTCAAGAAGCCGTAATAACCGTATGACCTCTGTAGCATCGGCAAAGGCAACCGCTGGACCTCAACCAATGGTATTGGATGATGAATCCCCAGAAACTCAACACAATAATGGAGATAGTCATCCAAGTACCCTAGGTTTGATAGTCAGTCCAAATCCAAAGCGTGTCAAAGTTGGAGGTGAAATGCAATCTGTCAGGAACCAGGCTGGCCCTAATGCAGACCATTCTCAAAGCAATAAGCAG GGTGACAATGCTTTTGAGGCAACTGAAGAGGGGAAACCTGAAAATCTCGACGAAAGTGATAACACTTTGTCTGACACTGAAAGTGTGCAAGCAAGAAAACTGAATTCCGTGTTGACAAGTAGTTATAATACAATCTCAGATTTTACCATTTTTAAATACTGCCTTGGAGGAATTAATGACCGCTTACTACTGCTGAAGGAAATTGTATCCTCTGCTACTGATCAAGAAATTATGAACTTCGCTCAACAGATTACTATTTACACTGGGTGTTCCCACCACCG GTACCCAATATCAATTGCGAAGGCATTGGTGCAGGAAGGAAATGACACCTGGTTCTCGATTTCGAAGGGCAGCCGTCAAGTCCTGTGGAAAGAGGCAATCTTTGAGATTGAACAGAAATTCATGAAGATCTCTCGTGGCACTACTAGGTCTTTGACAGCACAG AATCAGAATGGACTTTCTTAG